CATCAAGGGCGAGTTTTCAATCAAGGAGAGCCCGTCGGGCACGTCGCCTTCAAAGTGATTCCCCTTATTCATTGCTGTCGATAAACCCCTTGTCAGAAGTATAGCAGGGGAGGTCATCCCTGCCCGTCACTTCGCGGTGGTGCGCCCCGGCGCACCATATCCTGCATGAGGGAGGGCTGCTCTTCGACGGGTGCAAGGAAGAATAGCCATAGGGCAGGTCCTCGAGGGGGCACCCCGGCATCCGGTGAATGTAAGCAGGCACGAGGACATTGAGTGAAGGGGGATAGAGTCCCGCGTTGTCAGTGGAATACATCTCGAGCGCCGTAGCGATCCTTTTTATGTTGAACTGGCAGGCGGAGTAATACTGCTTATCCCGGTATTTTTCAGCCATGAGCTCCTCGTCTGGCCTCCTCCCGGCATGCTGCGCCGAGGGCATATTGATGGGACCTCCCCGGGGCGTTGAAAGCTCCGTGGGTTCATAAGGCGCTGAAGGAAGCTCCCCGGCATCGGGACCGCCGGATTCTTCAGGGCTGGCCCGGGGCGAAGACATCGCTGCCGAAAGAGGGCCGACGACGGTGACTGATGGAGAGGGCTCCTGCTCTGCAAGGTGAGGCGCCGGGATTGCCGCCGGATTCTCCATGAGGCCTGTAACGGCATCGTACTGGGGGAAGTCCTCCGCCCCCGTTTCCCTCTCATGATATGCTCCCTCGCACCAGAGAGTATAGCAGCGGGGATTGCTGGAACTCATGTAACCATAAGTCATTGCTTTTGCCGCGGGGCATGCGGGAAGCTTTTTCATGTAACGGGGTGTAAGGTCCGTGAGGGACAGGGGATAGAATCCCCCGTTGTCCATTGAATAGAGCTCAAGGGCAGGGGCTATGCTTTTGAGGGCTGAGGAGCAGTCCTTCAATGGATCGGCATTCCGCCTCGGATGAACCGGGGTAAGAGGATATCTTGAATAGAAGTAGCCGACCGCCATGAGACTGATCAGGGAAGCGGCAAGAATATTATATCTTTTTAGTCTGAATGCCGTGAAGAGGCCAATGAAGGAAACTACCGATATTACTGCAGAGGTGAGGTAGGTCAGGCCCGCAAAAGTCATCGGTACCAGTTCAGCAATATGAGAGAGAAAGCCTGTCATCATATACAGGATAATGAATGCGATAAAGGCCGCCCAGAGGAACGGCAGGGGAGCAAGCCCCCGGAGAAAGTCCCTGAGAGCCTGAAATGAGAACAGAGGGGAGCCGGAAGGGGCACTGCCCTCCTTCTCGGCCTTTCTGAGGCCCTGGTGCACCTTTCTGAGGGCTTCTCCCAGGATCCTGACACTCTGGTACCTCTTCTCAGGCGCTTCGGCAAGGCATTTCGCCAGGACCATTGAGAGCTCCCGAGGCACCTGGGTGTTGAATATCCTGAGGGGCGGCACATGGAACTTGAACTGCGCCAGGTCCTGGCCGCACAGAAGGTGGTGAAAGGTGGCCCCCAGCGAGTAGATATCACTGCGCTGGTCGCTCTGGCTCCTGCCGTACTGCTCGGGAGGCGAAAAGCCCGGCGTCCCCAGGATATGGGTGTCCTTATTCCTGCCTGCCCTGAAAAAACGGGCAATGCCGAAATCTATCAGGATGACCCTGCCCCGCGAGGTGACCATGATGTTCGAAGGCTTGAGGTCCCTGAAAATAAGCGGATCGGGGCTCAGGGAGTGGAGATACTCAAGGATGTCGCAGACTTTGAGAGCCCACCCCACGACGACAGGGAGCGGCGGCATCCCTTCCTCCATGAGGGTCTCAAGGGTTTTCCCCTCTACGTATTCCATTATCAGGTAATGGCAGGTGTCATATGAGAAAGTGTCCACCACCTTGGGAACGCCCGTATGATTGAGCTTTCTCAGGATGGCAATCTCTTTTTCATAAAGGATGCGGGCCTCAGAGCGCTCTTCTTCGCTCAGGGCGCCTTCCCATATTTCCTTGATTGCCCACTGCGCCCCCGGCACTTCCATGTCATCGGCCCGGTAGACGATGCCATAGGCGCCATGGCCAATGACTCCCGTGATTCTGTAACGGCCCGCCAGAACATCGCCGGCCTTCAGCTCCCTGCTTCTCATAACATTTCAATTATACCACGGGCAGAACATGACGAAAAGACGGGAGAAGCCAATTTTTTATGAAGCCGGTAATTCACGGCTCATAATAGTTCAATGAGACTAGAGCGTAGGATCGATGTAATTATGAATGATTCTTGTTATAATTATGTGGCGGGAAAAAAGAGCTCCGCCTGAGAAGGACAGTGTCAGGCCAAGAAATGAAAATATCGCACCATCAACCAATCCTGGAGGAATCATGCAACACATTTCCGAAAAAAATTACCTCTCTCTGGTCCTTGCGCTTTCCCTGGCGCTTCTTGTCAGCGGGTGCGGGGGAAACGGGCCCACATCTCTTGACTCTGTAAATCCCGAGCTCTCATCGTCAAAGGTGGCTGATTCTGCCCCTCTGCCGACTTCCATGGCAAGGCCGCAGAACCTGGACCCTTCTGCAGCGCTTGAGCCCACCAGTGAAGCCGCTGCCACCAGAGCCCCCTCTGCGGCGAGGGCTGCCCTTCTTCCCAAGCCTCTCTCCGCGGTGAAAACCTGGGCCATCCAGCTTGACAATATCGAAGGAAGCGGTTCCGTCACCGCATTGGCTGATTCTGCTTACGATATCCTCGTACTTGAGCCTGTCTCGACTCTCAAGGGCTCGACCTTTGACACGAAATCCATGGTGAGCACCATAAAAGCCTCAGCAGCAAGCGGCGGAACAAACAGGAAGCTGGTCCTGGCATATATCGACATAGGACAGGCTGAATCATGGCGCGCCTACTGGACCTGGTC
The window above is part of the Candidatus Eremiobacterota bacterium genome. Proteins encoded here:
- a CDS encoding serine/threonine-protein kinase, translated to MRSRELKAGDVLAGRYRITGVIGHGAYGIVYRADDMEVPGAQWAIKEIWEGALSEEERSEARILYEKEIAILRKLNHTGVPKVVDTFSYDTCHYLIMEYVEGKTLETLMEEGMPPLPVVVGWALKVCDILEYLHSLSPDPLIFRDLKPSNIMVTSRGRVILIDFGIARFFRAGRNKDTHILGTPGFSPPEQYGRSQSDQRSDIYSLGATFHHLLCGQDLAQFKFHVPPLRIFNTQVPRELSMVLAKCLAEAPEKRYQSVRILGEALRKVHQGLRKAEKEGSAPSGSPLFSFQALRDFLRGLAPLPFLWAAFIAFIILYMMTGFLSHIAELVPMTFAGLTYLTSAVISVVSFIGLFTAFRLKRYNILAASLISLMAVGYFYSRYPLTPVHPRRNADPLKDCSSALKSIAPALELYSMDNGGFYPLSLTDLTPRYMKKLPACPAAKAMTYGYMSSSNPRCYTLWCEGAYHERETGAEDFPQYDAVTGLMENPAAIPAPHLAEQEPSPSVTVVGPLSAAMSSPRASPEESGGPDAGELPSAPYEPTELSTPRGGPINMPSAQHAGRRPDEELMAEKYRDKQYYSACQFNIKRIATALEMYSTDNAGLYPPSLNVLVPAYIHRMPGCPLEDLPYGYSSLHPSKSSPPSCRIWCAGAHHREVTGRDDLPCYTSDKGFIDSNE